From a single Deltaproteobacteria bacterium genomic region:
- a CDS encoding CBS domain-containing protein, producing the protein MSIGHMCRTEVVTVKPGTTVSEVTRIMEENNVGCVLVNDGEDKFGIVTDRDIALRVVNRCLDPVRTPVDDVMTKDIVLTLREDMGLLEALDQIRKSAVRRFPVVDVDGRLKGIITLDDIVRLLSREMADVADVIENEGPVF; encoded by the coding sequence ATGAGTATCGGACACATGTGCCGGACAGAGGTAGTAACGGTCAAGCCCGGAACTACGGTGAGTGAAGTAACCAGAATTATGGAAGAGAATAACGTTGGGTGCGTTCTTGTAAACGACGGTGAGGATAAATTCGGAATCGTGACGGACAGGGATATAGCTCTCAGGGTAGTCAACAGGTGTCTCGACCCGGTCAGGACTCCCGTAGATGACGTTATGACGAAAGATATCGTGCTTACCCTCAGGGAGGATATGGGCCTTCTCGAAGCCCTCGATCAGATTAGAAAAAGCGCGGTCAGGAGGTTTCCCGTAGTAGATGTGGACGGGAGGCTCAAAGGCATAATTACTCTTGACGATATCGTAAGGCTTCTTAGCAGGGAAATGGCTGATGTCGCCGACGTTATAGAGAACGAGGGACCGGTTTTTTAG